TCTAAATTATCTGTTAAACTAAAATATCTTTCAGTGATGCTACATAGTTATCTACACGTATGTGAATGTAGGACTTTCGAACTCGTAAATCATGATAGAGTTCCGTTAATTATAACTAGTTCCATGATAGGAACAATTCCGTTTTTCTCTTTGCTGTCGTTCTCGTAAAACAATACTTTGAATGTGCTTCTACTCATGTCTAACTATTTGGTCTCAAAATTAATTATCAATGAGTTAAACCTTGATAAGTAAACCTAAGCAGAACAACGCAAACGACACGGACTATGTTAAATCTTAGTTTGGACAGGTAACGATTTGAAAACCTAACAGCTTCTTAAATCCACATTTCTTTGCGTTTTTATCTTTTTACCCGTTGGCTTCGCCTGTCACCGTAAATACTTTATTAATAAACCATTCAAGGACAATTCCTCCTTCTTATTCGTCTATTCCAGAGATTTTACTTAAATTTGCCAATCCAATCAAGCTTATAAATAGAAATAAAAAAAATATGGTTAGCTTCCTCCAGATAGATAAACTTACAAAAAGCTTCGGCGATTTAATATTATTCGAAGACATTACTTTCGGGGTATCACAAGGACAAAAAATAGGTCTTATCGCTAAAAACGGAACAGGTAAAACCACCTTGCTAAATATTATTGCCGGTAAAGAAGATTATGATGCCGGATCTGTAATTTTTAGAAACGATTTACGGGTAGGTTATCTGGAACAATCGCCGCATTATCCGGAAGAACTAACCGTATTACAAGCCTGTTTTTATTCATCCAATGAAACCGTCCAGCTACTTGCGGAATATGAAGAAGCCTTGGCATCCGATAACCAGGCACATTTGGATGACCTTTTCGCACGGATGGATACTCTAAAAGCATGGGATTATGAACAAAAAGCCAAGCAAATACTTTCCCAGCTCAAAATTACCAACTTCAACCAAAAAATCAAAGAACTATCCGGCGGACAATTAAAACGGGTCGCTTTGGCAAATGTATTGATTACGGAACCGGAACTTATTATTCTAGATGAACCGACAAACCATCTGGACTTAGAAATGACCGAATGGCTGGAAGGATATTTGAGCCGTTCTACAATCAGTATTTTAATGGTTACGCACGACCGTTATTTTTTAGATCGCGTATGTTCCGAAATTATTGAAATAGACCGTAAACAAATTTACCAATACAAAGGTAACTATAGTTACTACCTTGAAAAAAGGCAAGAACGCATAGAGGCTCAAAATATAGAAGTGGAACGTGCCAACAATTTGTTACGTAAAGAACTGGATTGGATGCGTCGTCAGCCTCAGGCACGTGGAACTAAAGCTAAATACAGGATAGATGCTTTCTATGAATTAGAAGCCAAAGCCAAACAACAACGGATGGAGGGGAACGTAAATCTGGATGTAAAAGCCTCTTATATCGGCTCCAAAATATTTGAAGCAAAGGAGATAAACAAAAGTTTCGGCGA
The genomic region above belongs to Parabacteroides pacaensis and contains:
- a CDS encoding ABC-F family ATP-binding cassette domain-containing protein, which codes for MVSFLQIDKLTKSFGDLILFEDITFGVSQGQKIGLIAKNGTGKTTLLNIIAGKEDYDAGSVIFRNDLRVGYLEQSPHYPEELTVLQACFYSSNETVQLLAEYEEALASDNQAHLDDLFARMDTLKAWDYEQKAKQILSQLKITNFNQKIKELSGGQLKRVALANVLITEPELIILDEPTNHLDLEMTEWLEGYLSRSTISILMVTHDRYFLDRVCSEIIEIDRKQIYQYKGNYSYYLEKRQERIEAQNIEVERANNLLRKELDWMRRQPQARGTKAKYRIDAFYELEAKAKQQRMEGNVNLDVKASYIGSKIFEAKEINKSFGDLKILKNFNYTFARYEKMGIVGNNGTGKSTFVKMLLGEIKPDSGTFDIGETVKFGYYSQDGLIFNEQIKVIDVVQNIAEYITLGDGKTMSVSQFLNYFLFTPEKQHNYVYKLSGGEKRRLYLCTVLMRNPNFLVLDEPTNDLDIVTLNVLEEYLRNFKGCVIVVSHDRYFMDKVVDHLLVFQGNAQIKDFPGNYTLYRAWKEAQELQEKEAGTARQTPTTSIPARPKNTEQKKKLSFKERREFEALEVEIPELEEEKATLENELSSGTLSTEDLLTKSDRISELIDLIDGKTMRWLELSELA